A window of the Bradyrhizobium ottawaense genome harbors these coding sequences:
- a CDS encoding GNAT family N-acetyltransferase: MSSDFRDNEERHRFELDVEGSTAFVSYRKTPDTITLVHTVVPPELGGKGVGSRLARATLDAVRAQGRKLIVECEFIRGYMSKHPEDNDLLA; encoded by the coding sequence ATGAGCAGCGATTTCCGTGACAACGAGGAACGCCACCGGTTCGAACTGGATGTCGAGGGATCGACCGCCTTCGTCAGCTACCGGAAAACCCCGGATACGATCACGCTGGTTCATACCGTGGTGCCGCCGGAGCTCGGCGGCAAGGGCGTCGGCTCCAGACTCGCCCGCGCCACGCTCGACGCGGTGCGGGCGCAGGGGCGCAAGCTCATCGTCGAATGCGAGTTCATCCGCGGCTACATGTCGAAGCACCCCGAAGATAACGACCTGCTGGCCTAG
- a CDS encoding acyl-CoA dehydrogenase family protein — MKHAYIPRTTTYNLNPGEELNDLRMSEEVRPLYEHVKKFIRETVDPMSVEFIKLGEGKKDRWSFTPEQLAVLQKAKDKAKEVGLWNFFLPDDETGQGLKNLDYAYIAVELAKNPMASETMNCSAPDTGNMEVLERVGTKAQKEEWLKPLLAGEIRSAYAMTEPNVASSDAKNISTSAKLVGDEWVINGEKYYISGAGDPRCKIMIVMVKTNPDAPPSKQQSQILVPIDTPGVEILGPMHVFGHDHAPRGHMHLRFNNCRVPKENMLLGEGRGFEISQVRLGPGRIHHCMRTIGKAEKALDLMVSRGLTREAFGKKIAHLGGNLQIIAQARCEIEAMRLMVLKAAKAMDVLGNKEARIWVSMVKAMVPERTCKIIDQAIQMHGATGISQWSPLGEMYQDVRHLRFADGPDEVHWMVVGRHELSMP; from the coding sequence ATGAAACACGCCTATATCCCGCGAACCACGACCTACAACCTCAATCCCGGCGAGGAACTGAACGATCTGCGCATGTCGGAGGAGGTTCGTCCGCTGTACGAACACGTCAAGAAATTCATCCGCGAAACCGTCGACCCGATGTCGGTCGAATTCATCAAGCTCGGCGAAGGCAAGAAGGACCGCTGGAGCTTTACGCCGGAGCAGCTTGCGGTGCTGCAGAAGGCCAAGGACAAGGCGAAGGAAGTAGGCCTCTGGAACTTCTTCCTGCCCGACGACGAGACCGGCCAGGGCCTGAAAAACCTCGACTACGCCTATATCGCGGTCGAGCTTGCGAAGAATCCAATGGCCTCCGAGACCATGAACTGCTCGGCACCCGATACCGGCAACATGGAAGTGCTAGAGCGCGTCGGCACCAAGGCGCAGAAGGAGGAGTGGCTGAAGCCGCTGTTGGCCGGCGAGATCCGCTCGGCCTACGCGATGACCGAACCCAATGTCGCCTCGTCGGATGCCAAGAACATTTCGACCTCGGCAAAACTGGTCGGCGATGAGTGGGTCATCAACGGCGAGAAGTATTACATCTCCGGCGCCGGCGACCCGCGCTGCAAGATCATGATCGTGATGGTGAAGACCAACCCGGACGCGCCGCCGAGCAAGCAGCAGTCGCAGATCCTGGTGCCGATCGACACCCCCGGCGTCGAGATTTTGGGCCCGATGCACGTGTTCGGCCACGACCACGCGCCGCGCGGCCACATGCACCTGCGCTTCAACAATTGCCGGGTGCCGAAGGAAAACATGCTGCTCGGCGAAGGCCGCGGCTTTGAAATCTCGCAGGTCCGGCTCGGACCGGGCCGCATCCATCACTGCATGCGCACCATCGGCAAGGCGGAGAAGGCGCTCGACCTGATGGTGTCGCGCGGCCTCACCCGCGAAGCCTTCGGCAAGAAGATCGCCCATCTCGGCGGCAACCTGCAGATCATCGCGCAGGCGCGCTGCGAGATCGAGGCGATGCGGTTGATGGTGCTGAAGGCGGCGAAGGCCATGGACGTGCTCGGCAACAAGGAAGCGCGGATCTGGGTCAGCATGGTCAAGGCCATGGTGCCGGAACGCACCTGCAAGATCATCGACCAGGCGATCCAGATGCACGGCGCCACCGGCATTTCGCAATGGAGCCCGCTCGGCGAGATGTACCAGGACGTCCGCCATCTGCGCTTCGCCGACGGTCCGGATGAAGTGCACTGGATGGTGGTCGGCCGCCATGAACTGAGCATGCCGTAG
- a CDS encoding branched-chain amino acid ABC transporter substrate-binding protein, with product MLRGKWLAVFSGIVMAIASCGHASAQATIKVAYTDPLSGPFAQVGDANLKQMQYIIDYINSKGGALGKKFELVPFDNKSQPSDALIALKSATDQNMPFIMQCSGSNIAAALIDATNKHNERNPDNRIIYLNCGAVAPELTNEQCSFWHFRFDLHAGMKAEVMVRALPKDTTKVYLINQDYLFGQSVQREVKNYLTKLRPDVQVVGDELIPLGKIKDFSPYITKIKASGAQALLTGNWGPDMNLLIKAGVDAGADLHYYTFYAHLAGGPTAIGAGGDNRVLAVMSFGENVAPAIGNKEAEAFAEGFREKHKFDFSAAGFRTIFEYLQAAVNKAGSVDATKIATAMEDLSLKDFLGFDTKMRKDDHQIISEYFVGTFKKGVKYDAEGTGLGWENTATILAKDIDQPNTCKMKRPSGA from the coding sequence ATGCTGCGAGGCAAGTGGTTAGCCGTGTTCTCTGGAATCGTGATGGCGATCGCAAGCTGCGGTCATGCCAGCGCCCAAGCCACCATCAAGGTCGCCTACACCGACCCGCTTTCAGGACCTTTCGCCCAGGTCGGCGACGCCAACCTGAAGCAGATGCAATACATCATCGACTACATCAATTCGAAGGGCGGCGCGCTCGGCAAGAAGTTCGAGCTGGTGCCGTTCGACAACAAGTCGCAGCCTTCGGACGCGCTGATCGCGCTGAAGAGCGCCACCGACCAGAACATGCCCTTCATCATGCAGTGCAGCGGCTCCAACATCGCCGCCGCCCTGATCGATGCGACCAACAAGCACAACGAGCGCAACCCCGATAACCGCATCATCTACCTGAACTGCGGTGCGGTGGCGCCGGAGCTCACCAACGAGCAGTGCAGCTTCTGGCATTTCCGCTTCGACCTGCACGCCGGCATGAAGGCCGAGGTGATGGTCCGCGCGTTGCCGAAGGACACCACCAAGGTCTACCTGATCAACCAGGATTACCTGTTCGGACAATCGGTGCAGCGCGAGGTGAAGAACTACCTCACCAAGCTCAGACCCGACGTCCAGGTCGTCGGTGACGAACTGATCCCGCTCGGCAAGATCAAGGACTTCTCGCCCTACATCACCAAGATCAAGGCCTCGGGCGCGCAGGCGCTGCTGACCGGCAACTGGGGCCCGGACATGAACCTCCTGATCAAGGCCGGCGTCGATGCCGGCGCCGACCTGCACTACTACACCTTCTATGCGCATCTTGCCGGCGGCCCGACCGCGATCGGCGCCGGCGGTGACAACCGCGTGCTGGCGGTGATGTCGTTCGGCGAAAACGTGGCGCCCGCCATCGGCAACAAGGAAGCCGAAGCCTTTGCCGAAGGTTTTCGCGAAAAGCACAAGTTCGACTTCTCCGCCGCCGGCTTCCGCACCATCTTCGAATACCTGCAGGCGGCCGTGAACAAGGCGGGCTCGGTCGATGCGACCAAGATCGCAACCGCGATGGAAGACCTGTCGCTCAAGGACTTCCTCGGCTTCGATACCAAGATGCGCAAGGATGATCACCAGATCATCAGCGAGTACTTCGTCGGTACCTTCAAGAAGGGCGTGAAATACGACGCCGAAGGCACCGGCCTCGGCTGGGAGAACACGGCGACCATCCTCGCCAAGGATATCGACCAGCCCAACACCTGCAAGATGAAGCGCCCGAGCGGAGCCTGA
- a CDS encoding branched-chain amino acid ABC transporter permease: MMEVFVVSLLNGLVYGMLLFMLASGLTLILSMMGVLNFAHASAYMLGAYFAYTISVYIGFWPALVIAPLLCGLIGAGIEMFGLRRVHRNGHIAELLFTFGLALLIEKGVQMTWGLLPVPYRVPELLDFPLFRVYGTQFPAYRAFMLVISALMFGAIWLGLTRTRIGLVIQAALTHPDMASALGHNVPRIFTLVFAAGTALAGLAGVIGGNYQVTEPAMAFTMGPIVFVVVVFGGLGSLAGCFIASILMGLIQTFAVVFDVSLADLLAKFGYTVTSSTPFAEVLNVTLPRVGALLPFLMMVLILVFRPRGLMGTRDT, translated from the coding sequence GTGATGGAAGTCTTTGTCGTCTCGCTTTTGAATGGCCTCGTTTACGGCATGCTGTTGTTCATGCTCGCGAGCGGGCTGACGCTCATCCTCAGCATGATGGGCGTGCTCAACTTCGCGCATGCCAGCGCCTACATGCTCGGCGCGTATTTCGCCTACACGATCAGCGTCTATATCGGCTTCTGGCCGGCGCTGGTCATCGCCCCCCTGCTCTGCGGACTGATCGGCGCCGGCATCGAAATGTTCGGGCTGCGGCGCGTCCACCGCAACGGCCACATCGCCGAACTGCTGTTCACCTTCGGTCTCGCGCTGCTGATTGAAAAGGGCGTGCAGATGACCTGGGGCCTGCTGCCGGTGCCCTACCGGGTGCCGGAGCTGCTGGATTTCCCGCTGTTCAGGGTCTACGGCACGCAATTCCCGGCCTACCGCGCCTTTATGTTGGTGATATCCGCGCTGATGTTCGGCGCGATCTGGCTCGGGCTGACACGTACGCGCATTGGCCTCGTGATCCAGGCCGCCCTCACCCATCCCGACATGGCCTCGGCGCTGGGCCATAACGTGCCGCGCATCTTTACCCTCGTCTTTGCCGCCGGCACGGCGCTGGCCGGCCTCGCCGGCGTGATCGGCGGCAACTACCAGGTCACGGAGCCTGCGATGGCCTTTACGATGGGGCCAATCGTGTTCGTCGTGGTGGTGTTCGGCGGGCTCGGTTCGCTGGCCGGCTGCTTTATCGCCTCAATATTGATGGGGCTGATCCAGACCTTTGCCGTCGTGTTCGACGTCTCGCTGGCGGATTTGCTGGCCAAGTTTGGATACACGGTGACGTCGAGCACGCCGTTCGCCGAGGTCCTCAACGTGACCCTGCCGCGGGTCGGCGCGCTGTTGCCGTTCCTGATGATGGTGCTGATCCTGGTGTTCCGGCCGCGTGGACTGATGGGGACGCGCGATACATGA
- a CDS encoding IS110 family transposase: MTKSNITTAGIDTSKAKLDIAVHDRAERWQVTNDLAGWRSLVASLAKSGVTRVGIEATGGYERGVVEHLRAAGFIVLLLQPLQVKAFGRVHLRRAKNDALDAILIAACAAAVDPPEIAPDPRLTELADYLTFLEQIEEDIKRFKNRLEHIDEPALRRIVNSDIARLKARKAAQIRDIAKRLRGHGDLAKRLKLVLSIPGIGERTALAIVIRMPELGCVSREEAAALAGLAPFAADSGQHRGQRKIAGGRSRLRRSLFAAALPAAFRWNKALVALYGRLTAKGKAHNAALIACARKLLIYANTVVQRGTPWTENAA, encoded by the coding sequence ATGACAAAGTCTAACATAACGACGGCTGGAATCGATACGTCCAAAGCTAAACTCGATATCGCGGTTCACGACCGGGCCGAACGTTGGCAGGTCACCAACGATTTAGCTGGCTGGCGGTCCCTTGTGGCTAGCCTCGCCAAGTCCGGCGTGACGCGTGTCGGCATCGAAGCGACGGGCGGCTATGAACGCGGCGTGGTAGAGCATCTGCGGGCGGCAGGCTTTATCGTGCTGTTGCTGCAGCCACTACAGGTCAAAGCCTTCGGCCGGGTACATTTGCGCCGTGCCAAGAATGATGCACTCGACGCGATATTGATCGCAGCCTGCGCTGCAGCGGTTGATCCACCGGAGATCGCACCGGATCCGCGGTTGACGGAATTGGCCGATTATCTGACCTTCCTCGAGCAGATCGAGGAAGACATCAAGCGGTTCAAGAACCGGCTCGAGCACATTGACGAGCCTGCGCTGCGGCGCATCGTCAACAGCGATATAGCCCGGCTGAAAGCACGCAAGGCGGCGCAGATACGCGACATTGCCAAGCGTCTTCGCGGCCACGGCGATCTGGCCAAGCGGCTAAAGCTGGTGCTGAGCATTCCAGGTATCGGCGAACGCACAGCGCTGGCGATCGTCATCCGCATGCCCGAGCTCGGTTGCGTCAGCCGTGAAGAAGCCGCAGCCTTGGCCGGGCTGGCTCCGTTCGCCGCCGATAGCGGACAGCACAGAGGTCAGCGCAAAATCGCTGGAGGCCGCAGCCGGCTGCGGCGCTCACTGTTTGCCGCAGCCCTCCCGGCGGCCTTCCGATGGAACAAGGCTCTGGTTGCCCTCTATGGCCGCCTCACTGCAAAGGGCAAAGCCCACAACGCAGCGCTAATCGCCTGCGCGCGAAAGCTCCTCATCTACGCAAATACCGTCGTCCAGCGCGGCACCCCGTGGACTGAAAATGCCGCTTAG
- a CDS encoding flavin reductase family protein: MQYTPSDLKPRERYKMLASFVLPRPIAWVTTTGPTGVVNAAPFSFFNVFCEDPPLCMFAANRRTDGRAKDTQINIERTGEFVVNMTDEPLAHAMHESSGDFPPDIGEPDYLNLKLAPSTRIAVPRLADAPFAMECKTWKTIDVNGDRILIMGEGIQFHIRDDLWDHDAMRVHMERYHPIGRMFADRYCRTDDRVVFPPAAGANKAPA; this comes from the coding sequence ATGCAATACACTCCGTCCGATCTAAAGCCCCGCGAGCGCTACAAGATGCTGGCGTCGTTCGTGCTGCCGCGGCCGATCGCGTGGGTGACGACGACGGGTCCGACCGGCGTGGTCAACGCGGCGCCGTTCAGTTTCTTCAACGTGTTCTGCGAGGATCCGCCGCTCTGCATGTTCGCCGCCAACCGGCGCACCGACGGCCGCGCCAAGGACACGCAGATCAACATCGAACGAACAGGCGAATTCGTGGTCAACATGACCGACGAGCCGCTGGCGCACGCGATGCACGAAAGCAGCGGCGACTTTCCCCCTGACATCGGCGAGCCGGATTATCTCAATCTGAAACTGGCGCCCTCGACCAGGATCGCGGTGCCGCGGCTCGCCGACGCGCCGTTTGCGATGGAGTGCAAGACCTGGAAGACCATCGACGTCAACGGCGACCGCATTCTGATCATGGGCGAAGGCATCCAGTTCCACATCCGCGACGACCTGTGGGACCACGACGCCATGCGCGTGCACATGGAACGCTATCACCCGATCGGCCGCATGTTCGCCGACCGCTATTGCCGCACCGACGACCGCGTGGTGTTTCCGCCGGCCGCGGGCGCGAATAAGGCCCCGGCTTGA
- a CDS encoding alpha/beta hydrolase, protein MRRGLTVLACLCTVVGAQYFAISKWGIRHESIDLFDAARQRPVSVDVAVRRDYEWKADAGYWKLPVAIISNGNTVKNTEYSFLANVFAARGYMVVSIQQDNPGDPPLVTKVGQPYVGRLDVYKKGEANILFAIDQLKKRDPNANYDQLTLVGHSNGGDTAMYFAKQHPDLTAKVVTLDNLRVPFVLNDRMKILSFRSDDPHFQTDPGVLPTPAQAKADGIDIVHTKYQHTWMSDRGPENAKEAIQSALDAFLGDSTVSDLRPVDTSNLIGFNKGMPLP, encoded by the coding sequence ATGAGGCGCGGATTAACGGTTCTGGCGTGCCTGTGCACCGTGGTCGGCGCGCAATACTTTGCCATCAGCAAATGGGGTATTCGGCACGAGTCCATTGACCTGTTCGACGCGGCGCGACAGCGGCCGGTCTCGGTCGATGTCGCCGTGCGCCGGGATTACGAGTGGAAGGCCGATGCCGGCTACTGGAAGCTTCCGGTCGCCATCATCTCGAACGGCAACACCGTCAAGAACACCGAGTATTCGTTTCTGGCCAACGTGTTCGCGGCCCGCGGCTACATGGTCGTCAGCATCCAGCAGGATAACCCAGGCGATCCGCCGCTGGTGACCAAGGTGGGCCAGCCCTATGTCGGCCGGCTCGACGTCTACAAGAAGGGTGAAGCCAACATCCTGTTTGCGATCGATCAGCTCAAGAAGCGCGATCCGAACGCGAATTACGATCAGCTGACGCTGGTCGGCCACTCGAACGGCGGCGACACCGCGATGTATTTTGCCAAGCAGCATCCGGACCTGACGGCCAAGGTCGTCACGCTGGACAATCTGCGCGTGCCCTTCGTGCTCAACGACAGGATGAAGATCTTGTCGTTCCGCTCGGATGATCCGCACTTCCAGACCGATCCCGGCGTGCTGCCGACGCCCGCGCAGGCCAAGGCTGACGGCATCGACATCGTACACACCAAATATCAGCACACCTGGATGAGCGATCGTGGCCCGGAGAACGCCAAGGAAGCGATCCAGTCCGCGCTCGACGCGTTCCTCGGCGACAGCACGGTCAGCGATCTCCGGCCGGTCGATACCAGCAACCTGATCGGCTTCAACAAGGGAATGCCGCTGCCGTAG
- the yghU gene encoding glutathione-dependent disulfide-bond oxidoreductase: MTDAPVTDPSEYTPPKVWTWNKGSGGRFASINRPIAGPTHDKELPVGKHPFQLYSLATPNGVKVTVMFEELLAAGFSGAEYDAWLIRIDGNQFGSGFVSVNPNSKIPALMDRSGPTPIRLFESGAILVHLAEKFGAFLPTSGQARAECLSWLFWQMGSAPFLGGGFGHFYAYAPTKIEYAIDRYAMEVKRQLDVLDRHFADHEYLAGNEYTIADMATWPWYGSLAKGLLYGAGEFLSVDDYKNVQRWTDAIAKRPAVQRGRMVNRPFGDPASQLHERHDASDFDTKTQDKLEPAAAKA; the protein is encoded by the coding sequence ATGACCGACGCCCCCGTCACCGACCCGTCCGAGTATACTCCGCCCAAAGTCTGGACCTGGAACAAGGGGAGCGGCGGCCGCTTCGCCAGCATCAACCGCCCGATCGCAGGTCCCACGCATGACAAGGAGCTGCCGGTCGGCAAGCATCCGTTCCAGCTCTATTCGCTGGCGACGCCGAACGGCGTCAAGGTCACCGTGATGTTCGAGGAGCTGCTGGCGGCGGGCTTTAGCGGCGCCGAATACGATGCCTGGCTGATCCGGATCGACGGCAACCAGTTCGGCAGCGGGTTCGTGTCGGTCAATCCGAACTCGAAGATCCCGGCGCTGATGGACCGCAGCGGACCGACGCCGATCCGGCTGTTCGAGTCCGGCGCCATCCTGGTGCATCTTGCCGAAAAATTCGGCGCGTTCCTGCCGACCAGCGGCCAGGCCCGTGCCGAATGCCTGTCGTGGCTGTTCTGGCAGATGGGCAGCGCGCCGTTTCTCGGCGGCGGCTTTGGTCATTTCTATGCCTACGCGCCGACCAAGATCGAATACGCGATCGACCGCTACGCCATGGAGGTGAAGCGTCAGCTCGACGTGCTCGACCGCCATTTCGCCGATCACGAATATCTCGCAGGCAACGAATACACCATCGCGGACATGGCGACCTGGCCCTGGTACGGCAGTCTCGCCAAGGGTCTGCTGTATGGCGCCGGCGAATTTCTTTCCGTCGACGACTACAAGAACGTGCAGCGCTGGACCGACGCGATTGCCAAACGCCCGGCGGTGCAGCGCGGCCGCATGGTCAACCGCCCGTTCGGCGATCCCGCCAGCCAGTTGCACGAGCGCCATGATGCGTCCGATTTCGACACCAAGACGCAGGACAAGTTAGAGCCCGCCGCCGCCAAGGCGTGA
- a CDS encoding NAD(P)H-dependent flavin oxidoreductase, translating into MKTAITELFNIKHPIIQGGMHYVGFAELAAAVANAGGLGIITGLTQRTPELLAKEIAKCHDMTDKPFGVNLTFLPAFTTPPYPEYIAAIKEGGIKAVETAGRSPEQYMPALKAAGIKVIHKCTSVRHSLKAEQIGCDAVSVDGFECGGHPGEDDIPNMILLPRAADELKIPFVASGGMADARSLVAALAMGAQGMNMGTRFMATKEAPIHDNVKKALVAASELDTRLIMRAIRNTERVLKNPAVDHLLEIEREKGAKLKIDDIHDQVAGVYPKVMIDGQMDAGAWSCGMVAGLIHDIPTVKELIDRIMTEAEQLIRSRLTGFLDGDAPSKKAA; encoded by the coding sequence ATGAAGACGGCCATCACCGAATTGTTCAACATCAAGCATCCGATCATTCAGGGTGGAATGCACTATGTCGGCTTCGCCGAGCTCGCCGCCGCGGTCGCCAATGCCGGCGGCCTCGGCATCATCACCGGGTTGACGCAGCGCACCCCCGAATTGCTCGCCAAGGAAATTGCCAAGTGTCACGACATGACCGACAAGCCGTTCGGCGTGAACCTGACCTTTCTGCCCGCGTTCACCACGCCGCCCTATCCGGAATATATCGCCGCGATCAAGGAGGGCGGGATCAAGGCGGTCGAAACCGCCGGCCGCAGCCCCGAGCAGTACATGCCGGCGCTGAAGGCTGCCGGCATCAAGGTCATTCACAAATGCACCTCGGTCCGTCACTCGCTCAAGGCCGAGCAGATCGGCTGTGACGCCGTCAGCGTCGACGGTTTCGAATGCGGCGGTCACCCCGGCGAAGACGACATCCCGAACATGATCCTGCTGCCGCGCGCCGCGGATGAATTGAAGATCCCGTTCGTGGCGTCGGGCGGCATGGCCGATGCACGCAGCCTGGTCGCGGCACTTGCGATGGGTGCGCAGGGCATGAACATGGGCACGCGCTTCATGGCCACCAAGGAGGCGCCGATCCACGACAACGTCAAGAAGGCGCTGGTGGCGGCGTCCGAGCTCGACACGCGGTTGATCATGCGCGCGATCCGCAATACCGAACGGGTGTTGAAGAACCCCGCCGTCGACCATTTGCTCGAGATCGAGCGCGAAAAGGGCGCCAAGCTGAAGATCGACGACATTCACGACCAGGTCGCGGGCGTCTATCCGAAGGTCATGATCGACGGCCAGATGGATGCCGGTGCCTGGAGCTGCGGCATGGTCGCCGGATTGATCCATGACATTCCAACCGTCAAGGAACTGATCGATCGCATCATGACGGAAGCGGAGCAACTGATCCGCAGCCGTCTGACCGGCTTTCTCGACGGCGACGCGCCATCGAAGAAAGCGGCCTGA
- a CDS encoding alpha/beta fold hydrolase: MGFFENGAVRIHYLEAGSGFPLLLIAGGGLNSTIDGIIGAYPPFNAMAEFKAEHRCVAFDLRNAPPGKSTGPLEIDRPWDSHTDDQLALMDHLGIDKFMVLGFCIGGPLIWNLLKRAPDRVVAGVLVQPSGSRPEMRDLFYQNNIKGWAPQLIAQRPDLTMEQAEKFLTKMYRNDPDFVFTVTRDFVRNCHTPVLVLPDDVPAHPYDVAMETAMLAPNAEVSLFPWKEPKERIPLAVRQIRSFLRAHRPGAV, encoded by the coding sequence ATGGGCTTTTTCGAAAACGGCGCCGTTCGCATTCACTATCTGGAGGCCGGGTCCGGCTTCCCGCTGCTGCTGATCGCGGGCGGAGGGTTGAACTCGACCATTGACGGCATCATCGGCGCCTATCCGCCGTTCAACGCCATGGCGGAGTTCAAGGCCGAGCACCGCTGCGTCGCCTTCGACCTGCGCAACGCGCCTCCCGGCAAATCGACCGGCCCGCTCGAGATCGACCGGCCCTGGGACTCCCATACTGACGACCAATTGGCGCTGATGGATCACCTCGGCATCGACAAGTTCATGGTGCTGGGTTTCTGCATCGGCGGCCCGCTGATCTGGAATCTGCTCAAGCGGGCGCCGGACCGCGTTGTCGCCGGCGTGCTGGTGCAGCCTTCGGGCTCGCGTCCCGAAATGCGCGACCTGTTCTACCAGAACAACATCAAGGGCTGGGCGCCGCAGTTGATTGCGCAACGGCCTGATCTGACGATGGAGCAGGCCGAAAAATTCCTGACCAAAATGTACCGCAACGATCCCGACTTCGTCTTCACCGTGACTCGGGATTTCGTCCGCAACTGCCACACGCCGGTGCTGGTTCTGCCCGATGACGTCCCGGCGCATCCCTATGACGTCGCGATGGAGACCGCGATGCTGGCGCCGAACGCGGAAGTCAGCCTGTTTCCGTGGAAGGAGCCGAAGGAGCGAATTCCGCTCGCGGTGCGCCAGATCCGCTCATTCCTGCGCGCGCACCGGCCGGGGGCGGTTTGA
- a CDS encoding branched-chain amino acid ABC transporter permease, translating into MTMLRRHWPSYLPWILAFVILLAIPFLFYDWGKGRHSGFVLTLMSEIGVMAIFALSYNMLMGQAGLLSFGHAVLLGMGAYCAAHVVLLVKAGTIWLPTELVPLAGGLGGLFFGFVFGWLVTKQRATAFAMITMGLGELVSAAALMFMGFFGGEGGISVDRVMDTSLFGLSYSSPWQVYCLVLVWAFIAAVLMKLQTQTPLGSIANATRDNFERAQFVGYDPRMVRLYQFALSGFFAGIGGGLYVLIYEIVTFDTVSAGKSANALLAVYIGGAGGFFGPILGTIVVVLLQSGVSLLSNAWLLYVGILFIVMVMYAPGGLIGLIFMHMPIWRAGRMRELLLPYARAFPAALLVMLGFVLLVELASFTTIGAAQGKKFSIGGHLIDTTAPLPWVIALAALVLGTLWLRREARGFRKRWDAVTEDIKLRGAMS; encoded by the coding sequence ATGACCATGCTGCGCCGCCATTGGCCTTCATATCTTCCCTGGATTCTCGCCTTCGTCATCCTGCTCGCGATCCCGTTCCTGTTCTACGACTGGGGCAAGGGCCGTCATTCCGGCTTCGTGCTGACCCTGATGAGCGAGATCGGCGTGATGGCGATCTTCGCGCTGTCCTACAACATGCTGATGGGCCAGGCCGGCCTGCTGTCGTTCGGACACGCCGTGCTGCTCGGGATGGGCGCCTACTGTGCCGCGCATGTCGTCCTTCTCGTCAAGGCGGGCACGATCTGGCTGCCGACCGAACTGGTGCCGCTGGCCGGCGGGCTCGGCGGGCTGTTCTTCGGCTTCGTGTTCGGCTGGCTGGTGACCAAGCAGCGCGCCACGGCGTTCGCGATGATCACGATGGGGCTCGGCGAACTGGTCTCGGCCGCGGCGCTGATGTTCATGGGATTCTTTGGCGGCGAAGGCGGCATCAGCGTCGACCGCGTGATGGACACCAGCCTGTTCGGCCTCAGTTACTCCTCGCCGTGGCAGGTTTACTGCCTGGTGCTGGTCTGGGCCTTCATCGCCGCCGTGCTGATGAAGCTGCAAACCCAGACCCCGCTCGGCAGCATCGCCAACGCCACCCGCGACAATTTCGAGCGCGCCCAGTTCGTCGGCTACGATCCGCGGATGGTGCGGCTCTATCAATTCGCGCTATCCGGCTTCTTCGCCGGCATCGGCGGCGGGCTCTATGTGCTGATCTACGAGATCGTCACCTTCGATACGGTGTCGGCGGGGAAATCCGCCAACGCGCTGCTCGCGGTCTATATCGGCGGCGCCGGCGGCTTCTTCGGACCGATCCTCGGCACCATCGTGGTGGTGCTGCTGCAGAGCGGCGTCAGCCTGCTCAGCAATGCCTGGCTGCTCTATGTCGGCATTCTCTTCATCGTCATGGTGATGTACGCGCCGGGCGGGCTGATCGGGCTGATCTTCATGCACATGCCGATCTGGCGCGCCGGGCGGATGCGCGAGCTGCTGCTGCCCTATGCGCGGGCGTTTCCCGCGGCGCTCCTGGTCATGCTGGGCTTCGTGCTGCTGGTGGAGCTCGCCTCCTTCACCACCATCGGCGCCGCGCAGGGCAAGAAATTCTCGATCGGCGGCCACCTCATCGACACCACGGCGCCGCTACCCTGGGTGATCGCGCTCGCAGCGCTGGTGCTCGGCACGCTATGGCTGCGCCGCGAAGCCCGCGGTTTCCGCAAGCGCTGGGACGCCGTGACCGAAGATATCAAGCTACGGGGGGCGATGTCGTGA